In a single window of the Streptacidiphilus sp. P02-A3a genome:
- a CDS encoding ricin-type beta-trefoil lectin domain protein, with the protein MASHAQTEAAGSDGMLLGFARADGGSGSGRVQVVIDYAALAKAYGGGFGSRLELVQVPACALTTPQAAACRTRTPLAFTNRAAADQLVATLSLTGTTGATTNAADGAARPAAAAPMTATEVISGTSGSQGNYAATSLNPSGTWQASGTGAFTYSYPIDVPTAVGGVAPSVAFSYDSQAVDGETSARNSQASWIGDGWDYDPGFIERSYRSCGSLLDSSGNRLLKGSGDECWAGDNATMSFGSHSGTLVPMAKPTLSPSNLVQQWALQGDDGTIVQELSGAANGLYQGIYYRVLSTDGSAAYFGADHAPTGAGPSASLQSADTSTNSAWGVPVLHPVSGDPCYSSSTGTGSKCSSNEGWRWNLDFTVSPTGFVQRYDYSTETNYYDLGGGQVAVANGSGTLTPYTRGGTLTSISYGYTLADEQAGRLPAAQVVFTSKQRCEISSSFDCTQAISTSNATNWPDVPYDLNCPSSDSTTLPPGSTSVPANVCITSSPSFWSSTRLDSVTTKVNVAGQGLTTVDSYQLGQVYSDAGGSVDPVTGTTVDPTDAGELQAVLWLQTITHTGSATDAGGSSPVTVNPITFIGNDTDNRVTGSDPGDPPLYRPRISQIITETGEAIAVTYYNPDCSVTAGTMPTAPDTDTMSCYQVYWTPPGAIKPIADWFNKTRVQTVAVSDLTGASSDQAGVVMQGTTVTSYDGSPTQTSTYAYGPAAWHRDDSVQTDDQYRTWDQFRGYATVTVTTGSAPDPITQTTTTYMQGMDGDYLADGTRRSVKVVDSVGDQVTDSNWLAGTVLETDTYTKAGGSIDAKTVNGPFANAVTQSVAQSAWTDWNTTDDTGTAPTLSTLPNLISYRPTSTESRAYSLLASGSWRENESITGYDSQGRPSTADSIADVGGSAPQETCSTTSYATPPTSNPMMLTYKDQVINVTGACAGSSPTLLSAARTYYGGDGTLTSLGTFGQLDAAGTGEATGTLTATASSAGTVTAWQTTATMTYDGAGRVTQTLDTNGRPTGTSYTPAWSSAGGNTDPTTVVSTNSQGWTTTSKLDPLRGLVTENIDANNRYTDITYDALGRRTAVWLPGRVAVGSSPEAAYPAYPDEKFAYAVDPGAQTTITPNEPLSGAPSSVTTQTLNENDSYGTSVTFYDGMMQERQTQSDTAADDTTGRVLTDTFYDSHGWPVRTYSSYWDSTTAPSTTMAEPDNENQIPSETVTTYDGQGRSFRSTLYSKSTAQWSSSTSYPGADETVSTPPAGGSTTQTFTNALGQTTSTVVENTNAQVTLTGGQIIASGTSLSSDSVRLSMLASGDLVLSSLASGSTLWHSSTSSTGAYAKFGTDGNLYVYSASGTQLWSTGLAATTGSTLKLQNDANLVDYTSAGTAAWASNTYQKASQANATTSYTYTPAGQVSTVKDSAGNTWSYQYNLLGETTSQSDPNVGTTTFNSYDDLGNLLESTDARGDKLGYAYDWDNRPTAEYNLTASGSSESANYELASWSYDTLAKGYPTSTASYVGGAGSTGSTYSEAVTGYNAAYQQLGSSLTIPAADGFAAAGQSTAPTSGSVTYTNTNTYSPNTGELEEVHYDADGGLPDEAVTYGDYLGGMLESTGSTLTYANGTHGSAAYLDVADYTALGQESRSTYGVGGKQLVTDATWDAVTGRELTSDTNTQTSTTNAIDGYAYRYDTVGDLTGVSDTQSSGGSITGTDTQCFTYDSMQRLTQAWSDTQGLTTLSSSLGGGVGGCASSAPETTTVGTTTVGGPAAYWQSYSYDLLGDRTSLVDHDTSGNAVNDTTQNIAYPGSNGTTSASDPNQATSVTTSNPNPSLAGTTTVTPGYTDPTSGADNGNTTKRTVTATGNVLSGVTTTSGGKLCLADPGASTTPGTGVILWGCEAGGQDVTIGSDGTVRIQGLCLDTTGANDATVVLNTCTSGTASQQWKATATTLVNTSSGRCLADPSGNQSPGGAKQIVWTCGSGGQTYTVPTDNTAIPAGQTQTTTYDAEGRTSTVTTGTGTTTATSSYLYDASGSLLEQTSSTGSTPTTRILYLFGGAEQITLNVPNKSWTALRNYNGPDGTTITRTSAGTVAYQVANGQGTAETTIDASSLAVTRRYYDPYGNPRGTQPTTWISTDENRGFLNQPSDPNTGLDLLGARNYDPTEGRFTSPDPIFEAGEPNQMGGYTYAADNPSTGSDPTGLMCTAGVDSPECSSLGIAPRPETPSAPPPTNNSSGSTSASSSCDSACQNGELADWEYQTGCDLSPGACAEMWRESQVVSSNPEETYPLDLVASVSEAAELTAGKIQELNSLLCDIPSGVVLAVCMAEEALQKSSGSIGGFFTSFLKEIGDSLTAGKSVNPTTAAKRTGGGGKSASGGSSCLACGECSFSPTTPVLLANGKTKPIAKLKDGDEVESADPNTGKEEGGRMVQHVWINHDTDLLDVIVSTGHGHTATIHTTANHPFWDDTTHTWVAAGSLKPGHELNSTGAHHSIVVATHATPGAANRWNLTVQQLHTYYVVAGGTPILVHNTDGEGCKVDLGNGTYLHPDGSIRDANGHYAGTTGVQPGANNEETVWDHLQTEGVTVVRQETSVRVPGFKLRKFDGLANIDGLWYGIETKGASAGRNPDQKLFDGWLNTPGNTAVTLNGQYELHGVFDAWVP; encoded by the coding sequence GTGGCTTCGCACGCACAGACGGAGGCGGCAGGCTCGGACGGGATGCTGCTGGGCTTCGCCCGGGCCGACGGCGGCAGCGGGTCCGGCCGAGTACAGGTCGTGATCGACTACGCGGCCTTGGCCAAGGCCTACGGAGGCGGTTTCGGCTCCCGGCTGGAACTGGTGCAGGTTCCCGCGTGTGCGCTGACCACCCCGCAGGCGGCGGCCTGCCGTACCCGCACGCCGCTTGCCTTCACCAACCGTGCCGCGGCGGACCAGTTGGTCGCCACCCTCTCCCTGACCGGAACCACCGGCGCCACCACCAATGCAGCCGATGGGGCCGCGCGTCCGGCGGCGGCCGCACCGATGACGGCGACTGAGGTCATCTCCGGGACGTCGGGTTCGCAGGGTAACTATGCAGCAACGTCGCTGAATCCGTCAGGGACGTGGCAGGCATCGGGGACGGGCGCCTTCACCTACTCGTACCCCATCGACGTGCCGACGGCCGTAGGCGGAGTGGCGCCGTCGGTGGCGTTCTCCTATGACTCGCAGGCAGTGGACGGGGAGACCAGCGCCCGTAATTCACAGGCGAGTTGGATCGGTGACGGATGGGACTACGATCCGGGGTTCATCGAGCGCTCCTACCGGTCGTGCGGGAGCCTGCTGGACTCCTCGGGCAATCGGTTGCTGAAGGGCTCAGGCGACGAGTGCTGGGCTGGGGACAACGCCACGATGTCCTTCGGGTCCCATTCGGGCACACTGGTCCCGATGGCCAAGCCGACGTTGTCGCCATCCAACCTGGTCCAGCAGTGGGCGCTCCAGGGCGACGACGGCACGATCGTGCAGGAGCTCAGCGGAGCCGCCAACGGCCTGTACCAGGGGATCTACTACCGTGTGCTGAGCACGGACGGCAGCGCGGCGTATTTTGGTGCGGACCACGCGCCAACCGGCGCCGGCCCCTCCGCGTCGTTGCAGTCCGCGGACACCTCCACCAACTCCGCGTGGGGTGTGCCGGTCCTGCATCCGGTCTCGGGTGATCCGTGCTACTCGTCCTCCACCGGCACCGGTTCGAAGTGCTCGTCGAACGAGGGCTGGCGCTGGAACCTGGACTTCACCGTCTCCCCGACCGGATTCGTGCAGCGCTATGACTACTCCACCGAGACGAACTACTACGACCTGGGTGGTGGCCAGGTCGCAGTCGCCAATGGTTCGGGGACGCTGACCCCGTACACCCGCGGTGGCACGCTCACCTCGATCTCCTACGGGTACACCCTCGCTGATGAGCAGGCAGGGCGCCTTCCGGCGGCGCAGGTGGTGTTCACCTCCAAGCAGCGCTGCGAGATATCGAGTTCGTTCGACTGCACTCAGGCGATCAGCACGTCGAACGCGACCAACTGGCCTGACGTGCCCTACGACCTCAACTGCCCCTCCTCGGATTCCACGACGCTGCCACCGGGTTCCACCTCGGTTCCCGCGAACGTATGCATTACATCTTCGCCGAGCTTCTGGAGTAGCACTCGCCTGGACTCGGTCACCACGAAGGTCAATGTCGCCGGCCAGGGGCTGACGACGGTGGACTCCTACCAGTTGGGGCAGGTGTACTCGGACGCCGGCGGCAGCGTGGACCCGGTGACCGGAACCACCGTCGACCCGACCGACGCGGGCGAACTGCAGGCCGTGCTGTGGCTGCAGACGATCACGCACACCGGGTCGGCCACCGACGCGGGCGGTAGCAGCCCGGTGACGGTGAACCCGATCACGTTCATCGGCAACGACACCGACAACCGGGTCACCGGCTCCGACCCGGGTGACCCACCCCTGTACCGGCCCAGGATCTCGCAGATCATCACCGAGACCGGCGAGGCGATCGCGGTCACCTACTACAACCCCGACTGCTCGGTGACCGCCGGCACGATGCCCACCGCACCGGACACTGACACGATGTCGTGCTACCAGGTCTACTGGACACCACCGGGTGCGATAAAGCCGATCGCGGACTGGTTCAACAAGACCCGTGTGCAGACGGTGGCCGTGTCCGACCTGACCGGCGCCTCTTCGGACCAGGCCGGTGTCGTGATGCAGGGAACGACCGTCACCTCGTACGACGGCTCCCCCACACAGACATCCACCTATGCCTACGGGCCTGCAGCATGGCACCGTGACGACTCCGTACAGACAGACGACCAGTACCGGACCTGGGACCAGTTCCGCGGCTATGCCACAGTGACCGTCACCACCGGTAGTGCCCCGGATCCGATCACCCAGACGACCACTACCTACATGCAGGGCATGGACGGTGACTACCTGGCCGATGGAACACGCCGCTCGGTCAAGGTCGTCGACTCCGTCGGTGACCAGGTCACCGACTCCAACTGGCTGGCCGGAACCGTACTGGAGACCGACACCTACACCAAGGCCGGCGGCAGTATCGACGCCAAGACCGTCAACGGGCCGTTTGCCAACGCGGTAACGCAGAGCGTGGCACAGAGCGCCTGGACGGACTGGAACACCACCGACGACACGGGCACCGCACCGACGCTCTCGACGCTGCCGAACCTGATCTCCTACCGGCCGACCTCCACCGAGTCGCGTGCGTATTCGCTCCTGGCAAGCGGCTCTTGGCGTGAGAACGAGAGCATCACTGGTTACGACAGCCAGGGACGCCCCTCCACAGCGGACTCGATCGCGGACGTGGGCGGCTCCGCACCCCAGGAGACGTGCTCGACGACCAGCTACGCAACGCCACCGACCAGCAACCCGATGATGCTGACCTATAAGGACCAGGTCATCAATGTCACTGGTGCCTGCGCCGGGTCGTCTCCCACCCTGCTGTCGGCGGCGCGAACGTACTACGGAGGCGACGGAACCCTGACCAGCCTGGGTACCTTCGGCCAGTTGGATGCTGCCGGTACTGGCGAGGCTACCGGAACCCTGACCGCCACCGCGTCCAGCGCCGGTACCGTGACGGCGTGGCAGACCACTGCCACGATGACCTACGACGGGGCCGGGCGCGTCACCCAGACACTGGACACCAACGGCAGGCCCACGGGGACCTCCTACACCCCGGCGTGGAGCAGCGCCGGTGGGAACACCGACCCCACCACGGTGGTGTCAACCAACTCGCAGGGCTGGACCACGACGTCGAAGCTGGATCCGCTGCGCGGATTGGTCACGGAGAACATCGACGCGAACAACCGGTACACGGACATCACCTACGACGCGCTCGGACGGCGCACCGCGGTATGGCTTCCCGGCCGCGTCGCGGTGGGCTCCAGCCCGGAAGCGGCCTATCCGGCCTACCCGGACGAGAAGTTCGCGTATGCGGTCGACCCGGGCGCGCAGACCACCATCACCCCCAACGAGCCACTCAGCGGTGCCCCCAGTTCGGTGACGACGCAGACCCTGAACGAGAACGACAGCTACGGCACGTCGGTCACCTTCTACGACGGGATGATGCAGGAGCGTCAGACGCAGAGCGACACGGCGGCCGATGACACCACAGGCCGGGTCCTGACGGACACGTTCTACGACAGCCACGGCTGGCCCGTGCGTACCTACTCCTCCTACTGGGACTCCACGACGGCTCCCTCGACCACGATGGCCGAGCCGGACAACGAGAACCAGATCCCCTCGGAGACGGTCACCACCTACGACGGGCAGGGCCGGTCCTTCCGCAGCACGCTGTACTCCAAGAGCACGGCGCAGTGGAGCAGTTCCACCAGCTACCCAGGTGCCGACGAGACCGTGAGCACCCCACCGGCAGGCGGCTCCACCACCCAGACATTCACCAACGCACTCGGGCAGACGACCAGCACCGTGGTGGAGAACACCAACGCTCAGGTGACGCTGACCGGCGGCCAGATCATCGCCTCGGGAACCTCGCTCTCCTCCGACAGCGTCAGGCTGTCGATGCTGGCCAGCGGTGACCTGGTGCTCTCCTCACTGGCTTCGGGAAGCACCCTGTGGCACAGCAGCACCTCCAGCACGGGCGCCTACGCCAAGTTCGGCACCGACGGGAACCTGTACGTCTACAGCGCGTCGGGAACGCAGCTGTGGAGCACAGGCCTGGCGGCCACTACCGGGTCCACGCTGAAGCTGCAGAACGACGCGAACCTGGTCGACTACACCAGTGCCGGCACCGCCGCCTGGGCCAGTAACACCTACCAGAAGGCCTCCCAGGCCAACGCGACGACCAGTTACACCTACACCCCGGCCGGTCAGGTCTCCACGGTCAAGGACAGCGCCGGGAACACCTGGTCCTACCAGTACAACCTGCTCGGTGAGACGACCTCGCAGAGCGACCCCAACGTGGGCACCACGACGTTCAACTCCTACGACGACCTCGGGAATCTGCTGGAGTCGACCGACGCGCGCGGTGACAAACTCGGCTACGCCTACGACTGGGACAACCGGCCGACAGCCGAGTACAACCTGACCGCCTCAGGTTCGAGTGAGTCCGCCAACTACGAGCTGGCGTCGTGGAGCTACGACACCCTGGCCAAGGGCTACCCGACGTCGACAGCCAGTTACGTGGGTGGAGCGGGCAGCACCGGGTCCACCTACAGCGAGGCTGTCACCGGCTACAACGCGGCCTACCAGCAGCTCGGCAGCAGCCTGACGATCCCCGCCGCCGACGGCTTCGCCGCGGCCGGACAGAGCACTGCGCCCACCAGCGGCTCCGTCACCTACACCAACACCAACACCTACAGCCCCAACACCGGTGAACTGGAAGAGGTCCACTACGACGCCGACGGCGGTCTGCCGGACGAAGCCGTCACCTATGGCGACTACCTCGGCGGGATGTTGGAGTCCACCGGCTCCACCCTGACCTACGCCAACGGCACCCACGGCAGCGCCGCCTACCTCGACGTCGCCGACTACACGGCCCTGGGCCAGGAGAGCCGCTCCACCTACGGTGTCGGCGGCAAGCAACTGGTCACCGACGCGACTTGGGACGCGGTCACCGGGCGCGAGTTGACATCGGACACCAACACCCAGACCAGCACAACCAACGCGATAGACGGGTACGCCTACCGCTACGACACCGTCGGCGATCTCACCGGCGTGTCCGACACCCAGTCCAGCGGTGGCTCCATCACCGGCACCGACACCCAGTGTTTCACCTACGACTCGATGCAGCGTCTGACCCAGGCCTGGAGCGACACCCAGGGTCTGACCACGCTGTCCAGCTCCCTGGGGGGAGGGGTCGGGGGGTGCGCGAGCAGCGCTCCGGAGACCACCACCGTCGGCACCACCACGGTCGGCGGTCCCGCCGCGTACTGGCAGTCCTACAGCTATGACCTGCTGGGGGATCGCACGAGCCTGGTCGACCACGACACCAGCGGCAACGCGGTGAACGACACCACCCAGAACATCGCCTACCCCGGCAGTAACGGCACCACCAGTGCCAGTGATCCGAACCAGGCCACCAGCGTCACCACCAGCAATCCCAACCCCAGCCTGGCCGGAACCACCACGGTCACTCCTGGCTACACCGACCCCACCAGCGGTGCCGACAACGGGAACACCACCAAGCGCACCGTCACCGCCACCGGGAACGTGCTGTCCGGGGTGACCACCACCAGCGGCGGGAAGCTGTGCCTGGCTGACCCCGGAGCCTCCACCACCCCCGGCACCGGGGTGATTCTTTGGGGCTGCGAAGCCGGCGGGCAGGACGTCACCATCGGCAGCGACGGCACCGTCAGGATCCAGGGCCTGTGCCTGGACACCACCGGTGCCAACGACGCCACCGTGGTCCTGAACACCTGCACCAGCGGCACCGCGAGCCAGCAGTGGAAGGCAACCGCCACCACCCTGGTCAACACCAGCTCCGGCCGCTGCCTGGCCGACCCCAGCGGCAACCAGTCGCCCGGCGGCGCCAAGCAGATCGTCTGGACCTGCGGCAGCGGCGGCCAGACCTACACGGTCCCCACCGACAACACCGCCATCCCCGCCGGCCAGACCCAGACCACCACCTACGACGCCGAGGGCCGCACCAGCACCGTCACCACCGGAACCGGAACAACGACCGCCACCAGCAGTTACCTCTACGACGCCAGCGGCAGCCTCCTGGAGCAGACCAGCAGCACCGGATCCACCCCCACCACCCGGATCCTCTACCTCTTCGGCGGGGCCGAACAGATCACCCTCAACGTCCCCAACAAGTCCTGGACCGCCCTGCGCAACTACAACGGCCCCGACGGCACCACCATCACCCGCACCAGCGCCGGCACCGTCGCCTACCAAGTCGCCAACGGCCAGGGCACCGCCGAAACCACCATCGACGCCAGCTCCCTCGCGGTCACCCGCCGCTACTACGACCCTTACGGCAACCCCCGCGGCACCCAGCCCACCACCTGGATCAGCACCGACGAGAACCGCGGCTTCCTCAACCAGCCAAGCGACCCCAACACCGGCCTTGACCTCCTCGGCGCCCGCAACTACGACCCCACCGAGGGCCGCTTCACCAGCCCCGACCCCATCTTCGAAGCCGGCGAGCCCAACCAGATGGGCGGCTACACCTACGCCGCCGACAACCCCAGCACCGGCAGCGACCCCACCGGGCTCATGTGCACTGCAGGTGTCGACAGCCCTGAGTGCAGTTCCTTGGGCATCGCACCCCGTCCGGAAACCCCTTCGGCACCGCCCCCCACGAACAACTCCAGCGGCAGCACTAGTGCGTCCAGTAGCTGTGATTCCGCTTGCCAGAATGGCGAATTGGCGGACTGGGAATATCAGACTGGCTGCGATCTTTCGCCGGGGGCATGCGCCGAGATGTGGCGCGAATCTCAAGTTGTGTCATCTAATCCCGAAGAGACATACCCGTTGGATCTCGTTGCTTCTGTTTCTGAGGCAGCAGAGTTGACTGCGGGCAAGATCCAAGAACTCAACTCCCTACTCTGTGATATCCCCTCCGGAGTGGTGTTGGCGGTCTGCATGGCCGAAGAGGCGCTTCAGAAGTCGTCCGGTAGCATAGGTGGGTTCTTCACTTCGTTCCTGAAAGAAATAGGCGATAGTCTCACCGCTGGAAAATCGGTAAATCCGACTACGGCGGCGAAAAGAACCGGTGGGGGCGGCAAATCGGCGAGTGGCGGTTCGTCGTGCCTGGCCTGTGGCGAGTGTAGTTTCTCTCCCACGACGCCTGTCCTGCTCGCCAACGGCAAGACTAAGCCAATTGCCAAATTGAAGGACGGCGACGAGGTCGAATCGGCCGACCCAAATACCGGGAAGGAAGAGGGCGGTCGGATGGTCCAGCATGTCTGGATCAATCATGATACCGATCTCCTCGACGTTATCGTCTCCACTGGCCATGGCCACACCGCCACTATTCACACCACGGCAAACCATCCGTTCTGGGATGACACCACCCACACCTGGGTCGCCGCTGGCAGCCTCAAACCGGGTCACGAACTCAACAGCACCGGTGCTCACCACTCCATCGTCGTCGCAACCCATGCGACCCCGGGGGCGGCGAACCGCTGGAACCTGACAGTTCAGCAACTTCACACGTACTATGTTGTGGCAGGCGGCACGCCGATCTTGGTGCATAACACCGACGGCGAAGGTTGCAAGGTCGACCTCGGTAATGGCACGTACCTCCACCCCGACGGATCCATTCGAGATGCAAACGGCCATTACGCCGGTACAACCGGCGTCCAGCCGGGCGCCAATAATGAGGAGACCGTATGGGATCACCTTCAAACTGAAGGTGTCACGGTGGTGCGCCAGGAGACGAGTGTCCGGGTTCCTGGATTCAAGCTTCGGAAGTTCGATGGTCTGGCCAACATAGACGGCCTTTGGTATGGAATCGAAACAAAGGGCGCATCTGCCGGTCGCAATCCTGATCAGAAGCTTTTTGATGGCTGGCTCAATACGCCAGGTAATACCGCCGTTACTCTAAATGGCCAGTATGAACTCCATGGCGTCTTTGACGCGTGGGTGCCGTAG